A single region of the Epinephelus fuscoguttatus linkage group LG14, E.fuscoguttatus.final_Chr_v1 genome encodes:
- the pth2 gene encoding tuberoinfundibular peptide of 39 residues: MSELSAFPRTSFLLLCILGMTLVTSGFPQPGLPLRNPDNSEEPILDDWDVLLPSISLRNWSIPVMSAPSLRAPANSKARLMREAWLFAPEKAEASVERAWPAEWSSKGAGMMKRNMVVADDAAFREKSKLLTSMERQKWLNSYMQKLLVVNSS; encoded by the exons ATGTCTGAACTGTCTGCTTTCCCCCGAACGTCCTTCCTGTTGCTTTGCATTCTGGGTATGACCTTGGTGACATCTGGCTTCCCTCAGCCTGGACTACCTCTCAG AAATCCTGATAATTCAGAGGAACCTATACTAGATGACTGGGATGTCCTCTtaccctccatctctctccgtAATTGGAGCATTCCAGTGATGTCAGCGCCCAGCCTCAGAGCTCCAGCCAACAGCAAGGCAAGACTGATGAGGGAGGCGTGGCTCTTTGCCCCTGAGAAAGCAGAGGCCAG CGTGGAGAGGGCGTGGCCTGCAGAATGGTCATCTAAGGGTGCCGGCATGATGAAGAGGAAcatggtggtggctgatgatgCTGCCTTCAGAGAGAAGAGTAAACTCCTCACCTCCATGGAGAGACAGAAGTGGCTCAACTCCTACATGCAGAAACTACTGGTGGTTAATTCTTCATGA